A portion of the Paenibacillus sp. PvR098 genome contains these proteins:
- a CDS encoding benzoate/H(+) symporter BenE family transporter, whose translation MNSQNVTSGIITALLACTGPVILLIDAANAAGFSRPMLISWIFAVYFFGGLLNLVLSLMYKIPTSGAHSITAAAFLSTAVAGFSVSELAGSYIMAGIVIAIVGFSGVFEKWLRYIPRAMLDAMLAGLVLTYIVKMVPALKQAPIIGGFALLGFLAMPKLSKKIPPIIGVLLFAVIGLWISGSYTPMNEAAFVWPQTVMPSFSTNAFISITIPVAVLILSNDIAVALAALRKNGYEPPANRILAISGLATTFVGFFGGHAAVVGGIMSAICSQDEAGPKHKRYWGAAVSGGLVLLFGLFAWGAVSLIEVLPPSFITIVAGFTMVGVLMNSLQSAFSESSYRYSTVFAFAIAVSNVSFLGIAAPVWSLMFGVFSAKILGEGIYFRETKRPLERQLEGK comes from the coding sequence TTGAACTCGCAAAATGTTACCAGCGGTATCATAACCGCGCTTTTAGCCTGCACCGGACCGGTTATTCTATTAATCGACGCGGCGAACGCCGCAGGCTTCAGCAGGCCCATGCTCATTTCTTGGATTTTTGCCGTTTATTTTTTTGGAGGCTTATTAAATCTCGTGCTGTCTCTGATGTACAAAATTCCAACCTCCGGTGCCCATTCGATCACAGCGGCTGCTTTCTTAAGCACAGCTGTTGCCGGATTTTCCGTATCCGAGCTGGCAGGGAGCTACATCATGGCGGGAATCGTTATTGCTATCGTCGGTTTTTCGGGCGTTTTCGAAAAATGGCTTCGATATATTCCAAGAGCGATGCTCGATGCCATGCTGGCGGGATTGGTCTTGACTTACATCGTAAAAATGGTGCCTGCTCTCAAGCAAGCTCCGATAATCGGAGGTTTTGCCCTATTGGGATTTTTGGCCATGCCCAAGCTATCCAAGAAGATCCCGCCAATTATAGGCGTATTACTATTCGCCGTCATCGGGCTTTGGATCAGCGGCTCTTATACTCCGATGAACGAAGCGGCATTCGTATGGCCTCAAACAGTGATGCCTTCCTTCAGCACGAATGCGTTCATCTCGATTACGATTCCGGTCGCCGTGCTGATCTTAAGCAACGATATTGCTGTGGCTCTCGCTGCATTAAGGAAAAATGGTTACGAGCCGCCTGCCAACCGGATTTTGGCCATTTCGGGGCTAGCTACAACCTTTGTCGGCTTTTTCGGAGGTCATGCCGCCGTCGTTGGGGGGATTATGAGCGCCATTTGCAGCCAAGACGAGGCCGGTCCCAAACATAAGCGGTATTGGGGTGCTGCTGTTTCCGGAGGGCTCGTGCTACTCTTTGGCCTTTTCGCTTGGGGAGCGGTTAGCTTAATTGAGGTACTGCCGCCATCTTTTATTACCATCGTCGCCGGATTTACTATGGTAGGCGTGCTGATGAACAGCCTGCAATCCGCTTTTTCCGAGTCTTCCTATCGCTATTCCACCGTGTTCGCGTTTGCGATCGCTGTGTCTAACGTATCTTTTTTGGGAATTGCCGCGCCGGTGTGGTCTCTTATGTTCGGAGTGTTCTCGGCCAAAATATTGGGAGAGGGCATATATTTTAGAGAAACGAAAAGACCTTTGGAAAGGCAGCTGGAAGGAAAATAG
- the aroC gene encoding chorismate synthase has product MAGNSFGDFLKITTYGESHGESVGVIIDGVTPGVEIDEQYIQIQMDRRKPGQSSVTSPRKEYDKIYIQSGVYEGKTTGTPLFITLYNKDMRPEAYNDIQHSFRPGHADFTYLKKYGIRDHRGSGRASGRETAGRVAAGAVARKLLEHRGVSVVAYTKAIGGIECTSFVEEQIEHNAVRACDPEAAVRMIEKIESLAAIGDSCGGIVECRIRGVIPGLGEPAFDKIDADLAKAMLSIGAVKGIEFGAGFAAAGMLGSEHNDQMNASGFLSNHSGGILGGISTGEEIIFRVAVKPTSSISVPQQTIRTSGEEQVIVTKGRHDPCICPRIVPVVEAMACLVVEDHYKRQAALHQ; this is encoded by the coding sequence ATGGCGGGAAATTCATTTGGTGATTTTTTGAAAATCACCACGTATGGGGAGTCTCATGGTGAATCGGTCGGAGTCATTATCGATGGGGTTACACCTGGAGTGGAAATAGACGAGCAGTATATCCAGATTCAGATGGATCGAAGAAAACCAGGTCAGTCCTCCGTGACGTCTCCCCGCAAGGAATATGACAAAATATATATTCAATCCGGGGTATATGAGGGCAAGACGACCGGAACCCCTCTTTTTATCACGCTATACAACAAAGACATGAGACCCGAAGCATACAACGATATTCAGCATTCGTTTCGCCCTGGGCACGCTGACTTTACGTATTTAAAAAAATACGGCATCCGGGATCATCGGGGAAGCGGCAGGGCATCGGGGAGAGAAACCGCAGGGAGAGTGGCTGCGGGGGCAGTGGCGCGAAAGCTGCTTGAGCACAGGGGAGTCAGCGTCGTAGCCTATACGAAGGCCATCGGCGGAATCGAATGCACATCCTTTGTTGAGGAACAAATCGAACACAATGCGGTCAGAGCATGTGATCCGGAAGCAGCGGTCAGGATGATTGAGAAAATCGAATCTCTGGCAGCCATCGGGGATAGCTGCGGAGGCATAGTGGAATGTAGGATACGAGGTGTAATTCCCGGCTTAGGAGAGCCTGCGTTTGACAAAATCGATGCGGATCTGGCAAAGGCCATGCTATCCATAGGCGCTGTGAAAGGAATCGAATTCGGGGCTGGATTTGCGGCAGCCGGTATGCTGGGAAGTGAACATAACGATCAAATGAACGCGTCCGGTTTTTTAAGTAATCACTCAGGGGGGATTCTTGGAGGAATCAGCACAGGGGAGGAAATCATTTTCAGGGTTGCCGTCAAGCCGACCTCTTCGATTTCCGTCCCTCAGCAGACGATTCGTACCAGCGGAGAAGAACAAGTCATTGTGACAAAGGGAAGACATGACCCGTGTATTTGCCCGCGAATTGTACCTGTAGTCGAAGCCATGGCCTGTCTCGTGGTAGAAGACCACTATAAGCGTCAAGCGGCTTTGCATCAATAA
- a CDS encoding LysR family transcriptional regulator — MEWYRIFLHTAKLGNLTKAAQELHITQPSVSYAIKQLEETLGVKLFDRLSKGVNLTSEGRALLEYVEQSFALLDAGEKRIQSLKHLTAGELRIGASGPFIKHLLLPTLDKVHSDYPGVRIRLTQGKTADIGKRLMDGQIELGLVHLPMADPDLEVLPLLSIQDCFVVGPAYRKLAEHPISTEQLAETPLLLLSSESSTRLFVEQWLHTQGFKVEADIELNSMEMLVELAQRGYGAAFVTRSFVQQELDTGKLFELQPVEPIPPRTVGIAMRRDISLSLIAARFMELLTASLQEA, encoded by the coding sequence ATGGAATGGTATCGCATTTTTCTGCATACCGCCAAGCTTGGAAATTTGACCAAAGCCGCACAAGAGCTTCACATCACCCAGCCATCGGTTAGTTATGCGATCAAGCAATTGGAGGAGACGCTGGGAGTGAAGCTGTTCGATCGACTATCCAAAGGGGTGAATCTAACATCAGAAGGCCGAGCGCTGCTCGAATATGTAGAGCAATCTTTTGCCTTGCTGGATGCCGGGGAGAAAAGAATCCAGTCTCTTAAGCACCTTACGGCTGGTGAACTTCGCATTGGGGCGAGTGGACCATTCATCAAACATCTGCTGCTGCCAACTCTGGATAAGGTCCATTCCGATTATCCTGGAGTTCGTATACGTCTTACACAAGGGAAAACCGCCGATATTGGAAAACGGTTAATGGACGGACAAATTGAATTGGGTCTGGTTCATCTGCCCATGGCAGATCCCGACCTCGAAGTGCTGCCTCTGCTGAGCATCCAGGATTGTTTTGTCGTAGGCCCTGCCTATCGCAAGCTTGCTGAGCATCCGATTTCAACTGAACAATTAGCCGAAACCCCTCTTCTCCTATTGTCTTCAGAAAGCAGCACCAGACTATTCGTAGAGCAATGGCTGCACACCCAAGGCTTTAAGGTAGAGGCGGACATTGAGCTGAACAGTATGGAAATGCTAGTAGAGCTAGCCCAGCGCGGTTACGGCGCCGCCTTCGTGACCCGCTCCTTTGTCCAGCAAGAATTGGATACAGGGAAGCTATTCGAATTACAGCCGGTCGAACCGATCCCGCCCCGTACCGTCGGAATCGCCATGCGGCGCGATATTTCCTTGTCACTCATCGCAGCACGGTTTATGGAACTGCTGACAGCTTCATTACAAGAAGCGTAA
- a CDS encoding MFS transporter, with translation MLIRNILLIIVLYQVMVFATRPLVSLYAVSMGASTAEIGFLVAVYSFFPFLFAIPIGKLSDRIGDKIPTIIGTLGLVLGMAAPVLYPSMLTLYVSQAFIGVSQIFINVNLQNLIGVISKREDRDQNYSYFTLAVGVGGVLGPIAGGYMAEHISYLFAYLAAACIGIVPVLLAFMLPTIKRKPRPEPATSDAKGSLQLLRIPELQTALLVSALVLYSRDLYMAYFPLYASSLDYTVSQIGGVLTVQGVALVAVRWFLPSLILRLGRERVLYLTLFFAGLSFLLTPIFTQLYMFYLLAVLMGIGLGCGQPLSMTTTYNAAPESRTAEALGLRLAISRLAQVVAPLLFGVIGTLSGLSPVFYISGFLLFGGSYVAAKRKREEGPLQESKS, from the coding sequence ATGCTGATCCGGAATATTTTACTCATTATCGTATTGTATCAGGTGATGGTTTTTGCCACTCGGCCTTTAGTTTCGCTGTATGCGGTAAGCATGGGAGCCAGTACAGCCGAAATCGGATTTCTTGTTGCGGTATACTCCTTTTTTCCGTTTCTGTTTGCGATCCCAATCGGTAAGCTTTCGGATCGGATTGGGGATAAAATCCCGACCATCATCGGAACGTTAGGACTCGTATTGGGGATGGCTGCGCCTGTTCTATATCCATCGATGTTGACCTTATATGTCTCCCAAGCTTTCATAGGGGTTTCGCAAATATTTATTAATGTGAATCTCCAAAATCTGATAGGCGTCATCTCCAAGCGGGAGGATCGGGACCAAAACTACAGCTATTTCACGTTAGCGGTTGGTGTTGGAGGAGTTCTTGGGCCGATCGCAGGCGGATATATGGCAGAGCATATCAGCTATCTTTTTGCTTATTTAGCAGCTGCGTGTATTGGCATCGTGCCTGTCCTTTTAGCATTTATGCTCCCCACGATCAAAAGAAAGCCCAGACCGGAACCAGCGACTTCGGATGCCAAAGGTTCTTTACAGCTGCTTCGCATCCCTGAACTGCAAACCGCATTGTTAGTAAGCGCCTTGGTTTTATATTCCAGAGATTTATATATGGCTTACTTCCCGCTCTATGCCTCTTCTCTGGATTATACCGTATCGCAGATTGGTGGAGTCCTGACGGTTCAGGGGGTGGCTTTAGTAGCTGTCCGATGGTTTCTGCCCAGTTTGATTCTCCGCTTAGGCAGGGAGAGAGTGCTGTATCTTACTCTGTTTTTCGCAGGTCTTTCTTTCCTTCTTACCCCTATCTTTACACAGCTCTATATGTTTTATCTGCTTGCGGTATTGATGGGGATTGGCCTCGGGTGCGGACAGCCGTTATCGATGACGACCACATACAATGCGGCCCCGGAATCCAGAACAGCGGAAGCGTTAGGCTTACGTTTGGCCATCAGCCGATTAGCTCAAGTAGTGGCACCGTTGTTATTTGGGGTGATTGGAACCCTAAGCGGTTTAAGTCCCGTGTTTTATATTAGCGGCTTTTTGCTTTTTGGTGGTTCCTATGTGGCAGCCAAGCGAAAGAGAGAAGAGGGGCCGCTGCAGGAAAGTAAGTCATAA
- a CDS encoding fumarylacetoacetate hydrolase family protein, with amino-acid sequence MPYYATFQPANGDQRLGVVLRERSLVIDLGEAQKALLAQGVLVPDQPVPQTMLQLIEASPEMNDVIQTIVHAVKDLDQASFLYKEEDVKYAAPIPRPSKNVFAIGLNYKKHSQEFTGTDDLAPFPIVFTKAPTSVIGTEEGIERFPEYTDSLDYEAELAVIIGKRGRNIAPEDAQDYIFGYSIINDISARDRQKRTSQWFLGKSMDTHCPMGPYIADASEVQWPVQLEISSRVNGEERQHSNTRLLLFDIPTIISTLSQGMTLEPGDIIATGTCEGVGLGFNPPKFLNQGDIVEVEIESLGVLRNRIV; translated from the coding sequence ATGCCTTATTATGCAACGTTTCAACCTGCTAACGGTGATCAGCGCCTAGGTGTAGTGCTGAGAGAAAGAAGCCTTGTTATCGATTTGGGAGAAGCGCAGAAAGCCTTGCTGGCCCAGGGCGTTCTTGTCCCGGATCAGCCGGTTCCCCAAACCATGCTGCAGTTGATCGAGGCGTCGCCGGAAATGAACGATGTCATCCAAACCATTGTGCATGCCGTCAAGGATCTGGATCAGGCTTCCTTTCTGTATAAGGAGGAAGATGTCAAATATGCGGCGCCTATTCCCAGACCCTCCAAGAATGTGTTTGCCATTGGACTCAATTATAAAAAACATAGCCAGGAATTTACGGGAACCGATGATCTGGCGCCATTCCCTATTGTATTCACGAAGGCGCCTACGAGTGTGATCGGCACGGAAGAAGGAATTGAAAGATTTCCGGAATATACGGATTCGCTGGATTATGAAGCTGAACTCGCGGTCATCATTGGCAAACGCGGCCGAAATATCGCTCCGGAGGATGCCCAAGACTACATTTTCGGGTATTCGATCATTAATGACATCTCGGCTAGGGATCGTCAAAAAAGAACGAGCCAATGGTTTCTCGGCAAAAGTATGGATACGCATTGTCCCATGGGACCCTATATTGCTGACGCATCAGAAGTCCAGTGGCCGGTTCAGCTGGAGATCAGTTCACGGGTAAACGGGGAAGAACGCCAGCATTCCAACACCCGTTTGTTGTTATTCGATATTCCGACGATCATTTCAACCTTATCCCAAGGTATGACCTTAGAGCCTGGTGATATCATTGCTACAGGCACTTGCGAGGGCGTTGGATTAGGATTTAATCCGCCCAAGTTTTTGAATCAAGGAGATATCGTGGAAGTGGAAATTGAATCCTTAGGGGTTTTGCGCAATCGCATCGTGTAA
- a CDS encoding tripartite tricarboxylate transporter TctB family protein, which translates to MKMAAKKNAGELGICIGMLLLAVLFIALADFKQTVNPLDPGPALFPRLTGAFTIFFCILQMITSLRDKADPEEKPEEDGAAGKLKVLYVLGTLAMTIVYILLFEVVKYILLTGVFLVAVMLLLGIRKWTVLIGTGVIYALVSYYLYGKVLLVPLT; encoded by the coding sequence ATGAAAATGGCCGCAAAGAAAAATGCTGGAGAGCTTGGCATTTGTATAGGCATGCTTCTGTTGGCCGTTCTTTTTATTGCACTGGCCGACTTTAAGCAAACGGTAAACCCGCTTGACCCTGGTCCGGCTCTTTTTCCGAGACTGACCGGCGCTTTTACCATCTTCTTTTGTATTCTGCAAATGATAACCAGCCTGAGAGACAAAGCAGATCCGGAAGAAAAGCCCGAAGAAGACGGCGCTGCGGGTAAATTAAAGGTGCTGTATGTACTGGGCACCTTGGCTATGACCATTGTATATATCCTTCTGTTCGAAGTGGTCAAATATATCCTCTTAACCGGGGTGTTTCTTGTAGCCGTCATGCTTCTGCTCGGCATTCGCAAATGGACCGTGCTGATCGGTACGGGCGTCATCTACGCTTTAGTAAGTTACTATTTATACGGAAAGGTTTTACTGGTACCATTAACATAG